From the genome of Candidatus Coatesbacteria bacterium:
TGGCGACCTCGTTGAAGATCTCCAGGAACAGGCCGTCGGTCTGGCGGATGACGTTGGCCTTGTGGACGGCGGTGACCTTCTTGCGGTCGAACTGCTTGGCGTAGTCGAAGGCGGAGCGGATGATGCGCTCGCAGCCCTTGCGGGTGAAGACGCGGCAGGAGATGGCCGTCTCCTCCTCGTCGGCGAAGCGCTCCAGGTTGGGCAGGATGCCGATGAGCTCCTTGGGCAGGGGCCGGGCCTCGACCATCGAGTACAGCCCTTCGGTGTTCTCGCGGAAGATGACCATGTCGATGTTGTCGCGGTAGTTGAGCGGCACCCCGGGGATGGCCTTGATCGGGCGCATGTTGGTGTACAGGTCCATCCTTTGGCGGATCTGCAGGATCGCGCTCTTGAAACCTTTGACGCCGGGGCGCGAGGTGATGGCGCCGAAGAGGCAGGCGTCGGTGCTCTCCAGCACATCCCAGGTCTCGGGCGGGACCGTATTGCCTTTGGCCTCCCACATGCACCAGCCGGCGTCGGCGTCCACCCAGTCGATGTCCAGCTCGAGGGCGTCCATGATGATCATGGCCGCTTTCATCACGTCGTGCCCGACGTCGTCGCCGGGAATACGGGCGATCTTGTAACCCATCTCTCTCCCTGTCGGTCGCCCCGCTTGGGGCTGATCGGTTGCTGCGGATCG
Proteins encoded in this window:
- a CDS encoding isocitrate/isopropylmalate dehydrogenase family protein, giving the protein MGYKIARIPGDDVGHDVMKAAMIIMDALELDIDWVDADAGWCMWEAKGNTVPPETWDVLESTDACLFGAITSRPGVKGFKSAILQIRQRMDLYTNMRPIKAIPGVPLNYRDNIDMVIFRENTEGLYSMVEARPLPKELIGILPNLERFADEEETAISCRVFTRKGCERIIRSAFDYAKQFDRKKVTAVHKANVIRQTDGLFLEIFNEVAKEFPGLETNEENVDATAMWFIKNPEAYDVLVTSNMFGDIISDEGCQLVGGLGFGASGNIGADYGVFEPNHGSAPKYAGQFVVNPTAMFLAARIMLQWLGEHEAAGRIWKAVTALYADAQAPKTYDIVGRDKAAGTLKVAEAVAERL